A stretch of DNA from Methylogaea oryzae:
CCCGCTCGGCCACCGCCGTGGCCGCGACGGACGCGGTGCTGCTGATCATGTCCAAAGACGAATTCCAGCGCCTGGTGAACGACACGCCTCGCCTGGCCCTCAAGCTATACGGCCACATGGCCAGCCTGCTCAGCCAGCGCCTCAGACAGGTAAGCGCCAAACTGGCCGACTACCTGCACGACGACGGTTATCTCGGTTAGCACGGCGGGTCCGATTGGCGGAACCGGAAAAGCTACCGTGCCCATCCCTCCGAAACCTAGCGGCAACCTAGCCGGCCTCTTGGCGCGCCACGCCTACCTCGCGATCGCGCTGATCGCCTTGTGGGTGGCCGCCGCCGGCACCTCGCAACTTCCGCTCAACGGCCACGAAGTGTACGTGGCGGAAACCGCCAGGGAGATGCAGGAGCGGGGGGATTGGCTGATCCCCCATTTCAACGGCCAGTTGCGGTTGAACAAGCCGCCGCTCAACTACTGGCTGACCGGCGCCATGGCTTGGCTGGCCGGCCAACAGCCGATCGAGGATTGGCACGCCCGCGCCGTGTCGGTCCTTGCCGCCACCGGCCTGGCCGTGTTGACGCTCGCCCTCGGCCGGCGCTTGTACAGCGACCGGCGGGTGAGCCTGCTGGGCGCGTTGCTGTTGGTTTCCAGCCTGGGCTTTTTCAGTTACAGCCACGACGCCCGGCCGGAAATGCTGTATGCGTTGTGCTGCATGGCGGGTTACACCGCCCTGGCCGAGGCCAGGCATCGCCAACAACGAAACCAAAACAGCGCAGCTGCCGCCTATGCCATGTGGCTGGCCTTCGCCCTGGCCACGCTGGCCAAGGGCCCACACGTGCCGGCCATGCTGCTGGCCGGCAGCGTCGGTTTCCTGCATTGGCGCGAACGCCAATCCTGGCGAGCCATCGGCCGGCTGCTGCGGCCTCTGACCGGCATCCTGTTGGCCGCCGCCATCGCCGCCCCCTGGTGGTGGTGGTTGCGCCGGCACATCGGCGCCGACACCCTGTCCCATAGCCAACTGGGCGGCGCCTTGCTTAAGCTGGATTGGCGCCAGATACTCAACCCTTATCATTTCATCCGCATCCTGCAATTGCTGCTGCCCTGGTCGCTGCTGTTGCCCCTCGCCTTGGGGCTGGCCTGGCGGCAACGGCTGCTGAGCCGCGAAAGCCTGTGGCTACTGACGCTGATCGCGGTATCCGCCGTGATATTAGGCTTCGGATCGCAGCGCCGCTGGTTTTATATGCTGCCCCTGCTGCCGGCCTTATGCCTCCCCTTGGCCGAAGCGCTGGTGAAACTGGCCGACGACGCCGGCCGGCGCCGCTGGTTGGCGAATGCCGTTACCGGCTTGTGGCTGTTGGTAGCCGCAACCAGCGTGTTCCTGTTCTTCCGCCCCGGCTGCTGCGATGAAGGAAACTGGCCGGCGCTGCTTGCCGCGCTAGCGGTGGCAGTTGCCTGGCTGGCGGCGTTGATCGTGCGCCTGCGTCGGCCGGAAAACGGGTGGAGTGGATTGGCGGGGTCTTCCCTGGCCCTGGCCGCCATGCTGGCCTTGCTCGGCGACTCGCCCGCGCTGTGGGGGCCGGAACGGTTCGATGTCAGACAGGCCCTCACCGCTGTCGCCCCTCACCTGGATGCCGACACGCAAATCGTAAGCCTGGGGGATAGCCCCATGGCCTGCATTTTTTACCTACAGCGCCAGGTGACGAGGGTAGACAGCCTGGAAGAGCTGAGCGAAACTCTGGCCCGCGCCCGCCGGCCAACGCTGGTCATCGTCGACAACGGCCGAGTCGCGGAACTCCCGGCGGCCTGGCGGCAGGAACGGTTGGCGGCCATGCCGGACGGCACGGAAGAACCCAAAACCTTTTTACTGTTACAACCCCCACGTCCAACCGACTCACCTTGAGGTAAGACATCCATGCGCCTTTTATTGGTGGAAGACGATCAATTGCTGGGAGACGGGCTGAAAACCGCCCTCAGCCAAGAAGGCTACGCCGTGGATTGGGTCAGCGACGGCCCCGCCGCGAGCCTGGCCTTGCAGACTCATACCTATGAACTGGCGGTGTTGGACCTCAACTTGCCCGGCAAATCGGGCCTGGATGTGTTGCGCGACATGCGGCGCTCCCAAATAGCCACGCCGGTATTGATCCTCACCGCCCGAGACACCGTAACCGACCGCGTCGAGGGACTGGACAGCGGCGCCGACGACTACCTGCAAAAGCCGTTCGAGCTGGACGAGCTCTGCGCCCGCCTGCGCGCCCTGCTGCGCCGGGGCCAGGGCCGCAGCACCCCGACCGTGATCCACGGCGACGTGGAACTGGACCCCGCGGCCCACAAAGTCTTCAACAAAGGCCGCGAAGTGGAACTGTCCTTGCGGGAATACGAGCTGCTCAAGTTCCTGCTGGACAATCGCGGCCGCGCCGTCTCCCGCGCCCGCATCGAGGAAGCGCTCTACCCGTGGAACGCGGAGATCGAAAGCAACGCCATCGAAGTGCACGTGCATCACCTGCGCAAAAAACTGGACACCAACCTGATCCGCACCTTGCGCGGCGTCGGCTACATCATCGACACGCCGCAAGAACAGCCGTGAACTACTCCCTGCGCCGCGTCCTGCTGGCCACCCTGCTGCCCACCGCCACGCTGATCTGGGCGGTGACGGGGGCCATCAGCTACCGCGACGCGCGCAATGAACTCGCCGAACTGTTCGACGCGGAAATGGCCCAATCCGCGCACTTTCTGCTGGCCTTGGCCAACGGCGGACTCAACCCCGACACGCTGGACTCGGCCGAAGCCGAACACATCGTGCTGAGCGCCGAGGCGGTCGAACTCGAACATAAATACGAAAAAAAACTGGCACGCCAATTGTGGCAGGGCCACCAGCGGCTGCTGCTGCGCACCGCCGACGCACCCCTGGAACCGCTTGCCGACACCAGCAGCGGCTACAGCCTGGCCCAAGTCAACGGCCAAACCTGGCACGTCTACACGCTGAGCGACGAAGCCGGCCGTTTCACCGTGCACATCGGCCAAAGCGCCGACATGCGCGAAAAAATCACCGACGACATCACCCGCGACCAGTTTTGGCAGTTCCTGGTGGGCATTCCGCTGCTGGCGATGCTCATCTGGCTGGTGATCGGCCGCGTGCTACGCCCCTTGGCGGACTTGGTGGACGAGGTGGAACGGCGGGAAGACAACCTGCTCACGCCGCTGCACGTCGATCACGTGCCGCACGAGGTGAAACCCCTGGCCGACGCCTTCAATAGCCTGCTGGAACGCCTGGCTCTGGTGTTCGACCACGAGCGCCGCTTTACCGCCGACGCCGCGCACGAACTCCGCACGCCCCTGGCCGGCATCAAAACCCAAGCCGACGTGGCCATACGGGCCACGGACGACGAAGTGCGCAACAAAGCGCTGCATCAAATCAAGCACGGCGTCCATCGCATGGACCATTTGGTGGGCCAGTTGCTCACCCTGGCCCGCCTAGACCCGGAAACGGGACGGCTCACGCCGCAGCCTGTGGATATCAACGATGCGGCGGCGTTCACCGTGGCCCAGCTCGAAAACGCCGCGTTAGATAAAAATATTCGGCTCGACAACCGACTGCAAAGCCGATGCCGCATCAAAGGCCACCAGCAAATGCTCGAGGTGCTGGTCCGCAATCTGCTGGACAACGCCATTCGCTACACGCCGAAAGGCGGGCGGGTATCAATCGCAACGGAAGACGCGCCGCAACGGGTGCGGCTGACGGTGGAAGACAGCGGACCGGGCATCCCGGAACAAGCGCGGGAACAGGTGTTCCAGCGTTTCTACCGCCACCTGGAGACCGCCCATCAGCAGCCCGGCAGCGGCCTGGGCCTATCCATCGTGGAGCGCATCACAAGGCTCCACGGCGCCGACATCGATCTGCAAACGTCGGAATGGGGCGGATTGAAAGTTGTCGTGGAGTTTCCTTCCCTCGCCTCGAGGGACGGCGCATAGCGCCCGGGCCGAATCCCTAAGCCGCCGGAAGGCAAGCGTCGAGCAGCGCCGTTTCTTTCAGCGCCTCCTGGATGATCTTGCCGGCCTCGCGGGAGCAAAGCCCGCAGTCGCTGCAAGCGCCGCACTCCTGCCGCAAGTGCCGCAAATGGGACACCCTGCCGTCTAGGACCGCGTGACGAATCTGGCTATCGGTAACTTTCTTGCAGATACAAACGTACATGGATGCCTGCCTCGGGGGACACGCATCCATGTTACGATATAATGCAAACCATTATCAATAAGAAGCGAGAGAACTTACATCTGCGATTGCAAATAGTTGGGCAAACCGATCTTCTCGATCAAGCCCAGCTGAATCTCCAGCCAGCGGGTGTGGTCTTCCTCGGTGTCTTTCAGCAGCACTTGCAGGATATCGCGGGTTTCGTAGTCGCGCGCCGACTCGCAATAAGCCATCACTTCCTTCAAATCGTCGATGACCCGGTATTCCACCGCCAAATCGTTGCGCAGCATTTGCTCCACGTCCCGGCCCACGTTGACCGGCGCACGGGTCACCACGTCCGGCGTGCCTTCCAGGAACAGAATGCGCTGAATCAGGCTACTGGCGTGAGTCTGTTCTTCCTGCATTTCGTGTTCCACATGCGCGTGGAGCTTGCTGAAGCCCCATTCCTGGTACATGCGGGAATGGATGAAATACTGGTCGATGGCGGCCAACTCGCCTGCCAACAACCGGTTGAGATGCTGGATCACTTTGCCGTCGCCTTTCATGCTGCCGCCCCCTGTGCGATGCCCGGCCGGAAAGGCCGGAATTGCGTATACTATGCCGCTTGACGCTGCAACTCACCGCCAAGCGACGCCTTGCGGCAGATTACCATAACAACAATGACGGTGACACGGTAACCCACCATGACTGAAATCCAATACGAAGTGCGCGAACAGGACCTGTTCGCCTTCAACGAGCACTTGCTGCAAGAATCCAAACCCATGCAGAAAGCCATGCGCCGCCACCAGGTGACGATACCCGGCCTGCTGTCCATCGCGGTGCTGGTACTGTGGTTCTACTACCAAGAATCCTCCACGGCCATCATATTCATGGCCTTGGCCGTCGCCTGGGCGGCGTTGGCGCCCCGCTACTTCCGCTGGAGCACGCGGCGCCAGTTGAACCGCTTGTACACGGAAGAGGAAAAAGTCAGCGTCATGGGCCGCTACACCCTGCGCATCGAGCCCTCCCATCTGGTGGAAGTGGGCCCCAACGGCAACGCCTCCAACGTAGCCTGGAGCGAGCTGTTGCGAGTGGAGCTCACCGCCAAATACGCCTTCATCTTCCTCTCCCTCAACACCGCGCTGGTCGTTCCCCGCGACACCGTCAGCCAGGGCGACTTGCACGAGTTCGTGCGCTTAGCGGACGAGCGCATCTCCGCCGCCGAATAACCCCCAGCGCACATGGCGCAAACGCTTCCGTAAACATGCTAAGCGCCCGCGCCATGAGCGCTTCCCTCACCCCAACCCAACCATACCGGACCATCCTGTCCGGTACCCTGCGGGCTAGTGCAAATTCGCTCCAGGCGAATTTGTCCCACTGGGAGAGGGCGAGCAAGGATGCTGCGATTTTTATAATGCACGCGCCATGATCAGCTTCATCGAAGCCGCCCTGCGGCGCGGCCCCCGAGTTCTCTTCGAACAAGCCAGCTTCACCATCCACCGCGGCGCCAAAGTAGGCATCACCGGCGCCAACGGCGCCGGCAAATCCAGCCTGTTCGCCCTGGTGCGCGGCGAGCTGCACACCGACGCCGGCCAAGTGGACGTGCCCGCCCAACTGGCCATCGCCCATGTCGCCCAGGAAACCCCGGCACTGGAACGCAGCGCCATCGACTACGTCATGGACGGCGACGCCGAGCTGCGCCAGCTGGAAGCCCAACTCGCCCAAGCCGAACAAGACCACGACGGCCTCAAGCAAGCCGAACTGCACGCCCGCCTGGACGCCATCGGCGGCTATGCCGCCAGGGCGCGGGCCGCCAGGCTGCTGCGCGGGCTGGGCTTTTTGCCGGGCCAGGAAGAAGCCTCGGTCCAGCAATTCTCCGGCGGCTGGCGCATGCGGCTCAACCTGGCCCAAGCGCTCATGTGCCGCTCCGACCTGCTGCTGCTGGACGAGCCCACCAACCATTTGGATTTGGACGCGGTCATCTGGCTACAGGACTGGCTGGCGGCCTATTCCGGTACCTTGCTGCTGATTTCCCACGACCGCGACTTCCTGGACGATGTGGCCAACCAGATCCTGCGCCTGGAGAACGGCCGCGTCACCCTCTATACCGGCAACTACACCGCGTTCGAGAAATACCGCGCGGAAACCCTGGCGCAACAGCAATCGTTGTACGAAAAGCAACAGCGGCAGGTGGCGCATATGCGCGCCTTCGTCGACCGCTTCGGCGCCAAGGCCAGCAAAGCCACCCAGGCGCAAAGCCGGCTCAAGGCGCTGGAAAAAATGGAGCTGATCGCCGCCGCCCACGCGGACAGCGCTTTCGAATTCGAGTTTCCGCAACCGGACAAAATCCCCGCGCCGTTGCTCAGCCTGGACGAAGCCAGCGCCGGCTACGGCGATAAGCGCATACTGGACAAGGTCAAGTTAACGCTGGGTCCGGGCGAACGCCTGGGCCTGCTCGGCCCCAACGGCGCCGGCAAATCCACCCTGGTGAAACTGCTCGCCGGCAGCTTGGAACCCGCCGCCGGCAAGCGCGTCGCCGCCCAGGACCTGAAAATCGGCTATTTCGCCCAACACCAATTGGAACAGCTGTCCGCCGACGCCAGCCCGCTGCTGCATTTGCAACGCCTGGCGCCGCGCGCCCAGGAGCGTGACTTGCGCGGCTTCCTCGGCAGTTTCGGATTTTGCGGCGACGACGCCCTGCGGGAAGTGGGCGGCATGTCCGGCGGCGAAAAAGCCCGCCTGGTCCTGGCGCTGCTGGTCTACCAGAAACCCAACCTGCTGCTGCTGGACGAACCCACCAACCACTTGGACCTGGACACCCGCGACGCCCTGGCGGTGGCTTTGCAAGACTACGCCGGCGCCCTGGTGGTGGTGTCCCACGACCGCCACCTGCTGCGCAGCGTCTGCGACCAATTCTGGCTGGTGGCCGACGGCGCGGCCGGCCCCTACGGCGGCGATCTGGAAGACTACCGCCAGTGGCTGGCGCGCCGCCGCAATGCCGAGACGCCCGCGGAAAACTCCGCGCCGGCGGCGGCCGCGCCCAGCCGCAAGGATCAACGCCGCCAGGACGCGGCCCGCCGCGAGCAAACCCGTCCCCTGCAAAACTCCGTCAACCGGGCGGAAAAGCGCCTGGAAACCTTGAACACGGAAATCGCCCAGCTGCAGCAAGCCCTGGCCGACCCCGCCATTTACGAGGCGGAAAACAAGGAACGCCTGCTGCAAACCGTGCAACGCCAAAAAACGCTGGAGGCCCAGCGGGACGAAGCCGAAGAGGAGTGGCTCAACGCCAGCGAAGCCCTGGAAGCGGCACTGCAGTCGTTGGACTAAAACCGCCCGCCCCACCCTGGCGGCGCAGTCCCGCCACACGCCATCCCCCACAAGAGCTATATTTCAAGGGAAGCCAAGGAGTCTCCCATGAAGCAGCTAGCCAGTGAGCTGGTATCCGATGTAGGCGGATTGATCACCCTGCCGGACATTTACCTGAAGATCGATCGTTTGGTCAACGACCCCAAGTCGTCCACCGCCGACATCGCCAAGGTGGTCAGCCAAGACGCCTCCTTTACCGCCCGGCTGCTGCAAGTCGCCAACAGCGCGCTGTACAGTGCCCCGTCCTCGGTGGACAGCGTCCCCAAAGCCATATCGATCATCGGCATTGCGCAAATACGCAACCTGGCGCTATCCATATCCGTCGCCAAAAGCTTCGGCGGCCTGCTCAACGAGCTGGTCTCCATGGAGAACTTCTGGCGCCACAGCCAATTCTGCGCTCTGGCCGCCCGGCAACTGGCCAAGGAAGCCCGCCGCTGCGACCCGGACACGCTGTTCACCGCCGGCCTGCTGCACGATATCGGCGAGTTGATCATCTTCAACCGCTTGCCGGAACAAGCCAAGGAGACGCTGCTGCTGGTGCTGGACAGCCAGGACGAAATGCCCATCCATGAAGCGGAAAAGCAGGTGCTCGGCCTGGACCACACCGACGTGGGCGGCGAGCTGGCCAAGCTATGGCATTTGCCCAGCGTACTGATCGAATGCATCGCCTGCCACCACAATCTCGCGGCCTGCAACAGCCATCCCCGGGAAACCGCGCTGGTGCACATCGCCAACGTCGCCGCCCTGATGGCGGAGCTGGACACGCTCGAACCGGACGACGTGCCGCCCATCGATCCCTACGCCTGGGAAGTCACCGGACTCACGCCGGCGTCCCTGGAACCGGTAGTCCGCTTCATCCAGGCGGAAATCGTCGAAATCGCAAAACTGTTCTGATCGCGGGCATCCATTCCAATGCAGGCAACCATGTCGTTAACCACGCCGCCGCCACCGCCGCCCAAAACGCTGCCCGGCTTCGAACACATCAAGCGTTCCTGGAACGCGAAATACGCCGCCTATGCCGCGCGCATCCTGCCCGGCGAGTTCTACGTCACCCGCAGCCAGGAAGGCGTCTACACCACGCTGGGCTCGTGCATTTCCGCCTGCATCCGCGATCCCTTGCTGGGCATCGGCGGCATGAACCACTTCATGCTGCCCTTCAGCCAGGAAATGGCGGAAGGCCACGCCTGGGGCTCGGCCGCCACGCGTTACGGCAACTTCGCCATGGAGCACCTGATCAACGTCATTCTGGCCAACGGCGGCGCCCGCGAACGGCTCGAAGTCAAAATTTTCGGCGGCGGGCGCATACTGGAAAACATGTCCGACGTAGGCCTGAAAAACATCACCTTCGTGCGCGACTACCTCAAAACCGAAGGCCTGAGAATCGTCTCCGAAGACGTGGGCAACAGCTTCCCCCGCATCGTGGTCTATTTCCCAGCCACCGGCCTGGTGCGAGTCAAGCGGCTGCGCTCCCTCCACAACAACACCATCGTTCAGCAGGAAACCCAGTACATCGAGACCATCAAGGCCAAACCGGTTTCCGGGGATGTGGAGCTGTTCTAGCGCCCGCCCCGCGTCCCGCTGTCATCAAACCGTCAAATTAGCCCGTTAGCATCGTCGGTTGTTTTCGACCACCGTCACGAGGAACGCCCATGGATTCTTTTCGCCGTAGCTTCGCCGCGCTGGCTCTGTCGGTCGGCGTCATCGCATCCCTGCCCATCCAGGCGGAGGAAGCCGCGCCCGCCTACAACGTCAACGACTATTACGAAGTCCACCAGGACAAGCGTATTTACGTGTTCGACGACGCTTCGACCTTCAAGGAATTCTTGTCCAGCGGAGAAACGCCCTTCCGCCTGACCCGCATCGGCGCCGGCCCCAACAAGGAAACCGTCGTGTTCGGCCTGCGTGCCATGGACAAGGAGCGCAAAGAAGCGGAACTCGGCGGCGTGGGCCTGTACGACGGCAAGGCGGACGGCATCGAGGAAGCTTTCTACGCCGAGGTGAACGACGGCAAGCGCATTTACGTGTTCGACGACGCCAAGAACTTCAAGGCCTTCCGCACCGGTGTCGAAACCCCGTTCCGCTATACGGAAATCGGCGGTGGCCCCCACGGCGAAACCATGGTGTACGTGCTGACCAAAAAAGCCGCGGACAAGAAGCCGGAAGCCATGATCGAGCAGTTCAAGGCATTACGCGCGCCCTAAGCCGAGCTTCCGGAAAAAGGCCATGGCGTCGAGCGGCGCCATGGCCTTTTCGCGTCAGGGGACGGGCTTGTCCAGCGGGCCGCAGCGGTGGGACAACGGGCAAAGGCCGGTCCGGCGGCTAGGGTATGGGCCGAACGGCCGCGACAGGGAACGGCGAGGAGGGAAAGCGGATACGCTTGCGGCCGATACGCGTCGCGGCCGCAAGCGGGCGGGCGTCATCCTTGTTTTGGGGGGTGCGTTGGCGATGTTTCATGGGCGGCTACCGGAACCGCTTAGTGAGACAAGGGTTCCGTGCCGTTTTCGTTGTCCGACAACTTGCGGTGGTGGCCCATGCAAAAGCCCACGGAAAATGCCGCCGTCATGGCAAAGGTCGTCAACAGCGCGACTTCGACGATGGTCAACATGGCTTTCTCCTTCGATTGGACGGGAAAAAACGCGGCGGCAGGTTTCTCTATCCGCCGTCGACACCCAATATAATGACTCGCCGGTCCAGCACAATCCCCTGCACGATTCACTGATTGTTTCCCAAAAACAAACCACCCCCCGAATCCGCGGCGATGGGCTTAGCCGATTGCCTTGTCGCCGACCCTTAGCCTATGCTTTGGCGGATCATCTCTACCGGAACTCCCCATGACGGATTCGCAAAAATGGTTGGTGCTGGCCGGCGTCACCGGCGCCGGCTGGCTGGTCTATCTGCTGGCGCCCATTCTGATGCCTTTCGCCCTGGCGGCGCTGCTGGCCTATCTGGGAGATCCCTTGGTCGATCGCCTGGAGGCGCGCGGCCATAGCCGAGCCAACGCAGTGGTGGGCGTGTTCGGCGCCATGATCATCGCCATTGCCTTGCTGGTGCTGCTGGTGGTGCCCTTGCTGGAAAGCCAGATCGAGGGGCTGATCGACCACTTGCCCAACTACGCCAGCTGGTTCAACCAAAAACTGGTGCCCTGGCTGCGCCAGCACTTCGGCATCCAGCGCCGCATGCTGGACCTCAACCAACTCACCACCATGCTCAGCCAGCACTGGCAACAAGCCGGCGGCGTGGCAACCGCGGTACTGCAATCCCTGTCGCAATCGGGTATGGCGGTCATTCACTGGCTGATGAATCTGCTGCTGGTGCCGGTGGTGTCGTTTTACTTGCTGCGCGACTGGGACCAGTTGGTGCGCCACGTGCACGAGTTGCTGCCGCGCCGCGTCGCTGAAACGGCGGAAAGTTTGGCCGAGGAGGCGGACGAGGTGCTGGGCGCCTTCCTGCGCGGCCAGCTCCTGGTGATGCTGGCGATGAGCTCCTACTACAGCATCGCGCTGTGGATCGTCGGGCTGGACGTGGCCCTGTTGGTGGGCATGATGGCGGGGCTGGTGGGCTTCATCCCTTACATGGGCGCCATCGTCGGCATCGGCTCCGGCTGCCTGGCGGCCTTGGTGCAGTTCCAGGATGCAAGCCATTTGATGCCGGTGCTGATCGTATTCGGCATCGGCCACGTGCTGGAAGGCACGGTGCTGACGCCGCGCCTGGTGGGCAACAAGATCGGCCTGCATCCGGTGGCGGTAATCTTCTCCGCCCTGGCCGGCGGCCAGTTGTTCGGCTTCCTCGGCGTGCTATTGGCCTTGCCGGCGGCATCCGTGGTGATGGT
This window harbors:
- the cheD gene encoding chemoreceptor glutamine deamidase CheD → MSLTTPPPPPPKTLPGFEHIKRSWNAKYAAYAARILPGEFYVTRSQEGVYTTLGSCISACIRDPLLGIGGMNHFMLPFSQEMAEGHAWGSAATRYGNFAMEHLINVILANGGARERLEVKIFGGGRILENMSDVGLKNITFVRDYLKTEGLRIVSEDVGNSFPRIVVYFPATGLVRVKRLRSLHNNTIVQQETQYIETIKAKPVSGDVELF
- a CDS encoding AI-2E family transporter codes for the protein MTDSQKWLVLAGVTGAGWLVYLLAPILMPFALAALLAYLGDPLVDRLEARGHSRANAVVGVFGAMIIAIALLVLLVVPLLESQIEGLIDHLPNYASWFNQKLVPWLRQHFGIQRRMLDLNQLTTMLSQHWQQAGGVATAVLQSLSQSGMAVIHWLMNLLLVPVVSFYLLRDWDQLVRHVHELLPRRVAETAESLAEEADEVLGAFLRGQLLVMLAMSSYYSIALWIVGLDVALLVGMMAGLVGFIPYMGAIVGIGSGCLAALVQFQDASHLMPVLIVFGIGHVLEGTVLTPRLVGNKIGLHPVAVIFSALAGGQLFGFLGVLLALPAASVVMVLLRHAHELYLGSAWYAEIRREARPPKELREEDDGPT
- a CDS encoding ArnT family glycosyltransferase; the encoded protein is MPIPPKPSGNLAGLLARHAYLAIALIALWVAAAGTSQLPLNGHEVYVAETAREMQERGDWLIPHFNGQLRLNKPPLNYWLTGAMAWLAGQQPIEDWHARAVSVLAATGLAVLTLALGRRLYSDRRVSLLGALLLVSSLGFFSYSHDARPEMLYALCCMAGYTALAEARHRQQRNQNSAAAAYAMWLAFALATLAKGPHVPAMLLAGSVGFLHWRERQSWRAIGRLLRPLTGILLAAAIAAPWWWWLRRHIGADTLSHSQLGGALLKLDWRQILNPYHFIRILQLLLPWSLLLPLALGLAWRQRLLSRESLWLLTLIAVSAVILGFGSQRRWFYMLPLLPALCLPLAEALVKLADDAGRRRWLANAVTGLWLLVAATSVFLFFRPGCCDEGNWPALLAALAVAVAWLAALIVRLRRPENGWSGLAGSSLALAAMLALLGDSPALWGPERFDVRQALTAVAPHLDADTQIVSLGDSPMACIFYLQRQVTRVDSLEELSETLARARRPTLVIVDNGRVAELPAAWRQERLAAMPDGTEEPKTFLLLQPPRPTDSP
- a CDS encoding response regulator produces the protein MRLLLVEDDQLLGDGLKTALSQEGYAVDWVSDGPAASLALQTHTYELAVLDLNLPGKSGLDVLRDMRRSQIATPVLILTARDTVTDRVEGLDSGADDYLQKPFELDELCARLRALLRRGQGRSTPTVIHGDVELDPAAHKVFNKGREVELSLREYELLKFLLDNRGRAVSRARIEEALYPWNAEIESNAIEVHVHHLRKKLDTNLIRTLRGVGYIIDTPQEQP
- a CDS encoding ATP-binding cassette domain-containing protein, whose protein sequence is MISFIEAALRRGPRVLFEQASFTIHRGAKVGITGANGAGKSSLFALVRGELHTDAGQVDVPAQLAIAHVAQETPALERSAIDYVMDGDAELRQLEAQLAQAEQDHDGLKQAELHARLDAIGGYAARARAARLLRGLGFLPGQEEASVQQFSGGWRMRLNLAQALMCRSDLLLLDEPTNHLDLDAVIWLQDWLAAYSGTLLLISHDRDFLDDVANQILRLENGRVTLYTGNYTAFEKYRAETLAQQQSLYEKQQRQVAHMRAFVDRFGAKASKATQAQSRLKALEKMELIAAAHADSAFEFEFPQPDKIPAPLLSLDEASAGYGDKRILDKVKLTLGPGERLGLLGPNGAGKSTLVKLLAGSLEPAAGKRVAAQDLKIGYFAQHQLEQLSADASPLLHLQRLAPRAQERDLRGFLGSFGFCGDDALREVGGMSGGEKARLVLALLVYQKPNLLLLDEPTNHLDLDTRDALAVALQDYAGALVVVSHDRHLLRSVCDQFWLVADGAAGPYGGDLEDYRQWLARRRNAETPAENSAPAAAAPSRKDQRRQDAARREQTRPLQNSVNRAEKRLETLNTEIAQLQQALADPAIYEAENKERLLQTVQRQKTLEAQRDEAEEEWLNASEALEAALQSLD
- the bfr gene encoding bacterioferritin, whose amino-acid sequence is MKGDGKVIQHLNRLLAGELAAIDQYFIHSRMYQEWGFSKLHAHVEHEMQEEQTHASSLIQRILFLEGTPDVVTRAPVNVGRDVEQMLRNDLAVEYRVIDDLKEVMAYCESARDYETRDILQVLLKDTEEDHTRWLEIQLGLIEKIGLPNYLQSQM
- a CDS encoding HDOD domain-containing protein, whose translation is MKQLASELVSDVGGLITLPDIYLKIDRLVNDPKSSTADIAKVVSQDASFTARLLQVANSALYSAPSSVDSVPKAISIIGIAQIRNLALSISVAKSFGGLLNELVSMENFWRHSQFCALAARQLAKEARRCDPDTLFTAGLLHDIGELIIFNRLPEQAKETLLLVLDSQDEMPIHEAEKQVLGLDHTDVGGELAKLWHLPSVLIECIACHHNLAACNSHPRETALVHIANVAALMAELDTLEPDDVPPIDPYAWEVTGLTPASLEPVVRFIQAEIVEIAKLF
- a CDS encoding ATP-binding protein; this encodes MNYSLRRVLLATLLPTATLIWAVTGAISYRDARNELAELFDAEMAQSAHFLLALANGGLNPDTLDSAEAEHIVLSAEAVELEHKYEKKLARQLWQGHQRLLLRTADAPLEPLADTSSGYSLAQVNGQTWHVYTLSDEAGRFTVHIGQSADMREKITDDITRDQFWQFLVGIPLLAMLIWLVIGRVLRPLADLVDEVERREDNLLTPLHVDHVPHEVKPLADAFNSLLERLALVFDHERRFTADAAHELRTPLAGIKTQADVAIRATDDEVRNKALHQIKHGVHRMDHLVGQLLTLARLDPETGRLTPQPVDINDAAAFTVAQLENAALDKNIRLDNRLQSRCRIKGHQQMLEVLVRNLLDNAIRYTPKGGRVSIATEDAPQRVRLTVEDSGPGIPEQAREQVFQRFYRHLETAHQQPGSGLGLSIVERITRLHGADIDLQTSEWGGLKVVVEFPSLASRDGA
- a CDS encoding YcxB family protein, giving the protein MTEIQYEVREQDLFAFNEHLLQESKPMQKAMRRHQVTIPGLLSIAVLVLWFYYQESSTAIIFMALAVAWAALAPRYFRWSTRRQLNRLYTEEEKVSVMGRYTLRIEPSHLVEVGPNGNASNVAWSELLRVELTAKYAFIFLSLNTALVVPRDTVSQGDLHEFVRLADERISAAE
- a CDS encoding (2Fe-2S)-binding protein, which translates into the protein MYVCICKKVTDSQIRHAVLDGRVSHLRHLRQECGACSDCGLCSREAGKIIQEALKETALLDACLPAA